The nucleotide window ACCCCTGGAATGGGCTGTGGGAGCATATGAGGTGGTTAGATCCCCGAAATCACCATCTATCGGTGCTACACACGAATATCTCAAGGGCTATTACTACCTCCACAGAGATCCCTCGCCTTTGATACCGCCTCTAAACATGGATCTAGAGCCAGGGCTAGAGGTTCTCGACACATGTGCAGCACCAGGTGGGAAGGCAACATATATAGCACAGCTGATCCAGGATCAGGGGCTTATCATTGCAAACGATATCTCGCTTAACAGATTAAGAGCTCTGATCTCCAACATAGCTAGGATGGGTTTTAAAAATATAGCAGTGATGAGGGGTGATGCTAGGAAGATACATAGGATCCTCGCCAAGAAATTCGAGAGAATCCTAGTTGATGCTCCATGCAGCGCTGAGGGATACATAATGATCGACCCCTCTAGGAAGAGGAAAACAGGAGTGAAAGAGCTAGCAGCATTGGTGAAGAGAGAGATAGAGATCCTAGCATCAGCTATAGAGCTTCTTAAAAGTGGAGGAATCCTGGTATACTCAACATGTAGCATAGCACCTGAG belongs to Sulfolobales archaeon and includes:
- a CDS encoding RsmB/NOP family class I SAM-dependent RNA methyltransferase, producing PLEWAVGAYEVVRSPKSPSIGATHEYLKGYYYLHRDPSPLIPPLNMDLEPGLEVLDTCAAPGGKATYIAQLIQDQGLIIANDISLNRLRALISNIARMGFKNIAVMRGDARKIHRILAKKFERILVDAPCSAEGYIMIDPSRKRKTGVKELAALVKREIEILASAIELLKSGGILVYSTCSIAPEENEYVISKILEIYDEELEIVEPRINIWSRGINDIWIKDLNPDARKCIRTWPHKHYMGGSFACVIKKK